The following proteins come from a genomic window of Lachnoclostridium phytofermentans ISDg:
- a CDS encoding carbohydrate ABC transporter permease — MKIFTYKRKGIKGRLSTRVVTGIIYSFCGLCALITLLPFLYIVAGSFATEKELIERAFFLIPSQISWNAYHYIIKTGAIILGIKNSLYLTTVGTIMNMILMTLFAYPLSRRGFRGKNLILNMVILTMLLPVGMIPMFMLIRGIGWYDSYLALTIPGAINAFNMIIIKKFFQGLSLELEDAARIDGASDWKIFRKVALPLSKPVLASITLFTAVGYWNNYFGPMIYLNSQKKYTAQLFLRQIVMTSQGISKDGSLIDWGDFGAPPTVAIRMAATVITTVPILMVYPFVQKHFAKGVMVGSVKG; from the coding sequence ATGAAAATATTTACGTATAAAAGAAAAGGCATTAAGGGTAGACTTAGTACCCGTGTGGTAACGGGTATCATATATTCATTCTGTGGTTTATGTGCATTGATTACGCTGTTACCATTTTTATATATTGTAGCAGGTTCATTTGCTACAGAGAAAGAGTTAATTGAAAGAGCATTTTTTCTTATTCCGAGTCAAATTTCCTGGAATGCATATCATTACATAATAAAAACAGGGGCAATTATACTAGGTATCAAAAATTCATTATATTTAACAACAGTCGGTACAATTATGAACATGATTTTAATGACATTATTCGCATATCCGCTATCAAGGAGAGGTTTCAGGGGAAAAAATCTTATTTTAAACATGGTAATTTTAACAATGCTATTACCAGTTGGGATGATTCCAATGTTTATGTTGATACGTGGTATTGGTTGGTACGATAGTTATCTTGCTTTGACTATTCCAGGAGCGATTAATGCATTTAACATGATTATTATAAAAAAATTCTTTCAGGGTTTATCACTAGAACTTGAAGATGCAGCAAGAATTGATGGGGCTTCTGACTGGAAGATCTTTAGAAAGGTTGCCTTACCGTTATCAAAACCTGTACTTGCTTCCATAACTTTGTTTACAGCAGTTGGATATTGGAACAATTACTTTGGACCGATGATTTATTTAAACAGTCAGAAAAAATATACAGCTCAGTTATTCTTGCGCCAAATAGTTATGACTTCCCAAGGTATTTCAAAAGATGGAAGCCTCATTGACTGGGGGGATTTTGGTGCCCCACCGACGGTTGCGATTCGTATGGCTGCGACTGTGATTACAACAGTGCCAATTCTTATGGTATATCCTTTTGTACAAAAGCATTTTGCAAAAGGAGTTATGGTTGGTTCTGTGAAAGGATGA
- a CDS encoding extracellular solute-binding protein: MRKKKLLSMLLAAALVVTSLAGCSAKEEKTGGQGNVATQPPKGNENAGVSNTPKERPKVSIMSFDYSGQAMMGPNAEQVIKVLEDYTETNLEFQFVPSDAYEDKLSLTLASGSDMPMIIACGSFNANIVNNARAGAFWDLNDFIYDEAKYPNLSKANKNISNMVSVDGSLYGIYRARTLGRNGFGYRKDWADKLGLKEPETIDDVYNMLYQFTYGDPDGNGKKDTYGLNLCKYTGPLDIMQTWFGCGNGWVDQNGSLVPVHQTPEYEEALDWFKKLYDDGLIAKDWAVRETGTWTDDNKNGISGMYIDTIDNARKVWDYYVNNNIPSVLNDGTIATFAMGGGIAKTAGGQKHTLATAGYNGFFVLTKGGCKTEADVEAALHFLDKMNDDEMQILSSYGLKDIHYSLDENNVFTDIKGDNKDTLLLDYEALNQTVAYIPTNTITGIKIPTTERQDIQAELYIQNEKNVVFNPAAALIINSETYTLNGANLDQIINDARTQYIVGEINKDGLKAAWNLWASTGGSDVIKEVNDAYAKTK, translated from the coding sequence GTGAGAAAGAAAAAGTTATTATCCATGTTACTTGCTGCTGCTCTCGTTGTTACGAGTCTTGCAGGATGTAGCGCTAAGGAAGAAAAGACAGGCGGCCAAGGTAATGTTGCTACGCAGCCTCCAAAGGGGAATGAGAATGCTGGAGTAAGTAATACACCAAAAGAAAGACCGAAAGTTAGTATTATGTCATTTGACTATTCCGGTCAAGCTATGATGGGGCCAAATGCAGAACAAGTAATTAAAGTGTTAGAAGATTATACGGAAACTAATCTTGAGTTTCAATTTGTACCTAGTGATGCATATGAGGATAAATTAAGTTTAACCTTGGCTTCTGGTTCTGATATGCCAATGATTATCGCATGTGGTTCTTTCAATGCAAACATAGTAAATAATGCAAGAGCAGGTGCCTTCTGGGATTTAAACGACTTTATTTATGATGAGGCGAAATATCCAAATCTTTCAAAAGCTAATAAAAATATCAGCAATATGGTGTCTGTTGACGGTAGTTTATACGGGATATACCGCGCAAGAACGCTTGGACGTAACGGTTTTGGATACCGTAAGGACTGGGCAGATAAATTAGGTTTAAAAGAGCCTGAGACAATTGATGATGTATATAATATGCTATATCAGTTTACCTATGGTGATCCGGATGGTAATGGAAAAAAGGATACATATGGGTTAAACCTTTGTAAATATACAGGACCACTTGATATTATGCAGACTTGGTTTGGCTGTGGTAATGGTTGGGTAGATCAAAATGGTTCCTTGGTTCCGGTACATCAGACACCGGAGTATGAAGAGGCACTGGACTGGTTTAAGAAGTTATATGATGATGGCTTAATTGCAAAGGATTGGGCAGTACGTGAGACAGGAACTTGGACGGATGATAATAAGAATGGTATATCAGGTATGTATATCGACACGATTGATAATGCAAGAAAAGTATGGGATTACTATGTAAACAATAACATTCCTAGTGTATTAAATGACGGTACTATTGCAACCTTTGCAATGGGGGGAGGTATTGCTAAAACAGCAGGGGGACAAAAGCATACACTTGCTACAGCAGGCTATAATGGTTTCTTTGTACTGACAAAGGGTGGTTGTAAAACAGAAGCTGACGTAGAAGCTGCATTACATTTCCTAGATAAGATGAATGATGATGAGATGCAAATTCTTTCTTCCTACGGTCTTAAGGATATCCACTATTCCTTAGACGAAAACAATGTTTTCACTGATATTAAGGGTGATAATAAGGACACATTACTTCTTGATTATGAGGCATTGAATCAGACCGTAGCTTATATTCCAACCAATACGATTACAGGAATTAAGATACCGACTACAGAAAGACAGGACATTCAAGCAGAATTATATATCCAAAATGAAAAAAATGTAGTATTCAATCCTGCTGCTGCTTTGATCATAAACTCTGAAACATATACCTTAAACGGTGCAAACCTTGATCAAATTATCAATGATGCAAGAACACAGTACATCGTTGGTGAGATTAATAAGGATGGATTAAAGGCAGCTTGGAATCTTTGGGCATCCACCGGTGGTAGTGATGTTATTAAAGAAGTGAATGATGCCTATGCAAAGACAAAATAA
- a CDS encoding helix-turn-helix transcriptional regulator → MEEKQGSINYKKQIFIIIMTGALLPVILLALYFYYTYIHEVSDKIDLSNAKALEQVRNKVENVTETMQLNYMSSLWKGDYVVKEDSIDWFMKNIVSYSDYSNLKKVQDELLGATYLRIYINSFYFINFSTGWVLTSNGMYPLNEVVNQEQLYDLFYTGMSDCKWTYLSIENEGKGNRVIKSDYITLAIKAPLNLKSPNCLLLVNLSSVGFERLLRNSLSSGKLTVFDAQGKLLFTEHKEVSEFLDEYIKEHNTTIESLVERRDELSKKSGFNLNFSYSGANGWLYVSSYDPAIVTREASSIIITAGLLILFMMTLIFLFSVVGSRTIYRPVSQLVTNLRNIEEIEEVAGQKENEFKFIGKRINRLVDSKNDMKELIQVQQKQLKELFVLRLLKGEVREENIESNLKNFGFEKMRYISMITISVSSKVIEEDWDYTKQDMIKISIVENMPEFISDQLLFPTVTNSNVILCTITRELKEELEAASIELIRHLTDYIVMESGYHANFGISQPFDSLMKFRQAYNESLEAVKNNETLNRENTICEQQNFIFYSDIANSNSNNYTYELILEKEMKAAVDECDKEKAFLLADTFINHMAESGAVLNELHFYLHRFMVAVILVATDAGISVNDILGHGSVNVFLQFNQLSDLDKIRSFYKHNIISPVIKQLSTFRRSNSDLVLDKIVKLVRETSSDITLTECADQLGYHPSYIWKIMKSKINMTFTDYVTIQRLEIAKKMLLETDKSVAEIAEQLKYTNAQNFIRFFSKHVGTTPGKFRLMDRNS, encoded by the coding sequence ATGGAGGAAAAACAAGGTAGCATAAACTATAAAAAGCAAATATTCATAATTATTATGACAGGTGCATTATTGCCGGTAATTTTATTGGCCTTGTACTTTTATTATACCTATATTCATGAAGTGAGTGACAAAATCGATTTATCGAATGCCAAAGCGTTAGAACAAGTTAGGAACAAAGTAGAAAATGTAACAGAGACGATGCAATTAAACTACATGTCTTCCCTTTGGAAGGGTGATTATGTAGTGAAAGAGGATTCTATCGATTGGTTTATGAAAAACATTGTTTCTTACAGCGATTATTCTAATTTAAAGAAAGTACAGGATGAACTCTTAGGTGCAACCTACTTAAGGATCTATATCAATAGTTTTTATTTTATTAATTTCTCAACTGGTTGGGTTTTAACAAGCAATGGTATGTATCCTTTAAATGAAGTGGTAAATCAAGAACAATTGTATGATCTTTTCTATACTGGGATGAGTGACTGCAAGTGGACATATCTAAGTATAGAAAATGAAGGGAAGGGAAATCGTGTTATTAAATCCGACTATATTACGCTAGCGATTAAGGCTCCTCTCAACCTTAAAAGCCCAAATTGCTTGTTGTTAGTTAATTTAAGTAGCGTAGGGTTTGAAAGACTTCTTAGAAATAGCTTAAGCAGTGGAAAATTGACCGTTTTTGATGCACAGGGAAAACTCTTATTCACAGAGCATAAAGAAGTTTCAGAATTTCTTGATGAGTACATAAAAGAACATAATACAACAATAGAATCCTTGGTAGAAAGGCGAGATGAACTTAGTAAGAAGAGTGGTTTTAATTTGAACTTCTCCTATTCTGGAGCCAATGGATGGCTTTATGTATCCAGTTATGATCCAGCTATTGTGACTCGTGAGGCAAGTTCTATTATAATAACTGCCGGACTCTTAATACTATTTATGATGACACTTATTTTTCTTTTCTCTGTCGTAGGTTCTCGAACAATTTATCGTCCAGTATCTCAGTTGGTAACAAATCTAAGAAATATAGAGGAAATAGAAGAGGTAGCAGGACAAAAAGAGAATGAATTCAAATTTATCGGGAAACGAATTAATCGATTAGTTGATTCAAAAAATGATATGAAAGAATTAATACAGGTTCAACAAAAGCAGTTAAAGGAATTGTTCGTCCTTCGTCTATTAAAAGGAGAAGTAAGAGAAGAGAATATTGAATCTAATTTAAAAAACTTTGGATTCGAAAAAATGAGATATATTTCAATGATTACGATTAGTGTTTCATCGAAAGTAATAGAGGAAGACTGGGACTATACAAAACAAGATATGATAAAAATAAGTATCGTGGAAAACATGCCGGAATTTATTAGTGACCAGCTTTTATTTCCTACCGTTACAAATTCAAATGTAATTCTTTGCACAATTACGAGAGAGTTAAAAGAAGAACTTGAAGCGGCATCAATTGAATTGATTCGCCACCTTACCGATTATATCGTGATGGAAAGTGGATATCATGCAAACTTTGGCATCAGCCAACCTTTTGACAGCCTTATGAAATTCAGACAGGCTTATAATGAAAGTTTAGAAGCGGTCAAAAATAATGAAACCTTAAATAGAGAAAATACCATATGTGAGCAGCAAAACTTTATATTTTATTCTGATATAGCGAATAGTAACTCGAATAACTATACCTATGAACTTATTTTAGAGAAAGAGATGAAGGCAGCAGTGGATGAGTGCGATAAAGAGAAAGCATTTTTATTGGCAGATACTTTTATTAACCACATGGCAGAAAGCGGTGCTGTTCTAAATGAGCTTCATTTTTATCTTCATCGATTCATGGTAGCAGTAATATTAGTAGCAACAGATGCCGGTATTTCGGTAAATGATATTTTGGGTCATGGATCGGTAAATGTATTTTTGCAATTTAATCAACTTTCGGATTTAGATAAAATTCGAAGCTTTTATAAGCATAATATTATTTCACCGGTGATTAAACAGTTAAGTACATTCCGAAGAAGTAATTCTGATCTTGTATTAGATAAGATAGTTAAGTTGGTGAGAGAAACCTCTAGCGATATCACATTAACAGAATGTGCAGATCAACTGGGGTATCATCCAAGTTATATTTGGAAGATTATGAAGAGTAAAATTAATATGACGTTTACCGATTATGTAACAATACAAAGACTTGAAATTGCGAAGAAAATGCTATTAGAAACGGACAAATCGGTAGCAGAAATTGCAGAACAATTAAAATACACCAATGCACAGAACTTTATACGTTTTTTTAGTAAACATGTTGGGACAACACCGGGAAAATTTAGACTGATGGACAGAAATTCATAA
- a CDS encoding rhamnogalacturonan lyase, which yields MTGLRIKDFDKEHVTIQWDGDPYANSYRIYWADKDTKGMKYKRLSETKETEYTLERSTHVAHYLKVASISGDQEVSISSVLKTPIGKTFHEQLEKLSRGLVVVKRQKGIFLAWRLMKNEVSGFCSTGLTGADFLVYKNGELLTTVTDSTNFVDEKGTSEDKYSIGVLENGVEVERTKEMSAFRSGANYIDLPLQKPSDGTTPAGEVFSYHANDMSIGDVDGDGEYEYFVKWDPSNSKDVSQKGYTGNCYIDCYKLEGRLLWRLDMGVNIRAGAHYTQFMVYDFNGDGKVEMAVKTAPGTKMIYFDEQGNVEKEIYITMPGCDIDSGYSNRDDYRLSAEGYYKHLVTVFMNWHNHPMVIEKTWPQTLEECFGIEKKYQYPLIREDAMKLVDYFLDVYALSRSERNDLRHFEGFIIDGPEYLTMFSGLGEELETIPFPYPREDDGLVWGDYSMRRIEPANRVDRFLSGVAYLDGERPYLIVCRGYYTRATIVAYDFFENRFREYFNVDSGHVRMNNPFMDNAHGGGGSDPVYGRLAGQGNHSLSTADVDGDGYQEIIYGAAVIDHDGSLLYSSFGYLPDGTYTKLGHGDAMHVADIDPDRPGLEIFQVFEGAKHAPFGYALRDAETGEVIFGEYAETDLGRCMVGDVNPKVRGLQTWVTKMQSVKGEVLPDKLLGTNFSIRWLPDMSTQIIDGVDLFGNHAGVINDNTHGIIFIPEGVATNNGTKGNPCLVADIFGDWREELLLRTSDSSAIRIFVNTDLTNHKLYTLMHDIQYRTGITWQNNCYNQPCYPKFYFASDTDWEYVL from the coding sequence GTGACCGGATTAAGAATAAAGGATTTTGATAAGGAACATGTTACCATACAATGGGATGGCGATCCTTATGCCAATTCGTATCGTATCTATTGGGCAGACAAAGATACGAAGGGAATGAAGTACAAAAGATTATCAGAAACAAAAGAAACTGAATACACACTAGAAAGATCAACTCATGTAGCTCATTACCTTAAAGTGGCTTCTATTTCAGGAGATCAGGAGGTTTCTATTAGTTCTGTGTTAAAGACACCGATTGGGAAAACATTTCACGAACAGCTTGAAAAGCTTTCAAGAGGACTTGTGGTAGTAAAAAGACAAAAGGGAATCTTTCTAGCATGGAGACTGATGAAGAATGAGGTTAGTGGGTTTTGTAGCACTGGTTTAACCGGTGCGGATTTTCTTGTGTATAAAAACGGAGAATTGTTGACAACGGTAACCGATAGTACAAACTTTGTGGATGAAAAGGGAACTTCTGAGGATAAATATTCGATTGGAGTTTTAGAAAATGGTGTAGAAGTTGAGCGAACGAAGGAAATGAGTGCTTTTCGAAGCGGTGCCAACTATATTGATTTACCCTTACAAAAACCAAGTGATGGAACAACACCAGCGGGCGAAGTCTTCTCCTATCATGCAAATGATATGAGCATCGGTGATGTGGACGGTGACGGTGAATATGAGTATTTTGTCAAATGGGACCCTAGTAATTCTAAGGATGTATCGCAAAAAGGTTATACAGGAAATTGTTATATAGACTGTTATAAGCTAGAAGGAAGACTTTTATGGCGGCTCGATATGGGGGTCAATATTAGGGCAGGTGCTCATTATACTCAGTTTATGGTATATGATTTTAATGGAGATGGCAAGGTAGAGATGGCAGTAAAGACGGCGCCGGGCACGAAGATGATTTATTTCGATGAGCAAGGTAATGTGGAAAAGGAAATCTACATAACAATGCCTGGATGTGACATAGACAGCGGGTACTCCAACCGGGATGATTATCGCTTAAGTGCAGAAGGATATTATAAGCATTTGGTAACGGTGTTTATGAATTGGCATAATCACCCGATGGTTATAGAGAAAACCTGGCCGCAAACTCTGGAAGAGTGTTTTGGCATAGAAAAGAAATATCAGTATCCCTTAATAAGAGAGGATGCAATGAAGTTGGTGGATTATTTTCTTGATGTTTATGCTCTGTCAAGGAGTGAACGAAATGATTTACGACATTTTGAAGGATTTATTATAGACGGACCGGAGTATCTAACTATGTTTTCAGGCCTAGGGGAAGAATTAGAAACGATACCATTTCCTTATCCAAGAGAAGATGATGGTTTGGTGTGGGGAGATTATTCGATGAGAAGAATAGAGCCGGCAAACCGTGTTGACCGTTTTTTATCTGGGGTAGCGTATCTTGATGGAGAACGTCCATATCTTATTGTATGTCGTGGTTATTATACAAGAGCAACGATAGTGGCATATGATTTTTTTGAGAATCGTTTTCGAGAATATTTCAATGTTGATAGCGGACATGTGAGAATGAATAATCCGTTTATGGATAATGCTCATGGAGGTGGCGGCAGTGACCCTGTATATGGTAGATTAGCAGGACAGGGAAATCACAGTTTATCGACCGCGGATGTTGACGGAGACGGATATCAGGAGATTATCTATGGTGCAGCGGTAATCGATCATGATGGAAGTCTTCTTTATAGTAGTTTCGGTTACCTACCAGATGGCACTTATACCAAATTGGGGCACGGAGATGCTATGCATGTGGCAGATATTGACCCAGACAGACCGGGTCTTGAGATTTTTCAGGTATTTGAAGGGGCAAAACATGCACCTTTTGGTTATGCTTTACGTGATGCAGAAACAGGAGAAGTTATCTTTGGAGAGTATGCGGAAACCGATTTAGGTCGGTGTATGGTCGGAGATGTCAACCCTAAGGTGAGAGGCTTGCAGACTTGGGTAACAAAGATGCAATCTGTTAAGGGGGAGGTTCTTCCTGATAAACTGCTTGGAACGAACTTCAGTATCCGCTGGTTACCGGATATGAGTACACAAATTATAGATGGAGTAGACTTATTTGGAAACCATGCAGGTGTTATCAATGATAATACTCATGGAATTATCTTTATACCAGAAGGTGTAGCCACGAATAACGGAACGAAGGGAAATCCTTGTCTTGTAGCAGATATCTTTGGGGACTGGAGGGAAGAACTCCTTCTTAGAACATCAGATAGTAGTGCAATTCGGATCTTTGTTAATACGGATTTAACCAATCATAAATTATATACATTAATGCATGATATACAATACCGTACCGGAATTACCTGGCAGAATAACTGCTATAACCAACCTTGCTATCCAAAGTTTTATTTTGCATCAGATACTGATTGGGAGTATGTTTTATAG
- a CDS encoding ECF transporter S component, which yields MENLEKLMEVAKTNVGFLLLSVTIVAIIVGAAYAAERVIRKKIGLDKRRGKQSVRSMVIIAVLSTIAVVLMLFEFPLWFAPGFYKLDFSELPVVIGAFTLGPVAGITIELIKIVLNLLLNGTTTAFVGEFANFLMGCVFIIPASFFYFLRKSKKNAVIGLLVGTVIATLTGCFLNAFVLLPKYSEAFHIPIEAFIAQGTEKISAIKGMFTFVVLAVAPFNLLKYALVSLITILIYKNISKILKGDYKD from the coding sequence ATGGAAAACTTGGAGAAACTAATGGAAGTAGCAAAAACCAATGTCGGATTTTTGTTGCTAAGTGTAACGATTGTTGCAATTATTGTTGGAGCTGCCTATGCAGCTGAGCGTGTCATTAGGAAAAAAATCGGATTAGATAAAAGAAGAGGAAAACAAAGTGTACGCAGTATGGTGATTATAGCAGTACTTTCCACAATAGCAGTTGTTTTGATGCTCTTTGAGTTTCCATTATGGTTTGCCCCTGGTTTCTATAAACTTGACTTTAGCGAGCTTCCGGTGGTTATTGGTGCATTTACGTTAGGTCCGGTAGCTGGGATAACGATAGAGCTTATTAAAATTGTCCTAAACTTACTATTAAATGGAACGACAACAGCATTTGTTGGGGAGTTTGCGAACTTCTTAATGGGTTGTGTATTTATTATTCCAGCATCTTTCTTCTATTTCCTAAGAAAGAGTAAGAAAAATGCAGTGATTGGATTACTTGTTGGAACAGTAATAGCTACATTAACTGGATGTTTCTTAAATGCATTTGTTTTATTACCTAAATATTCAGAAGCCTTTCACATACCAATTGAAGCTTTTATTGCACAAGGTACGGAAAAAATATCTGCGATCAAGGGTATGTTTACTTTTGTAGTGTTAGCAGTTGCACCATTTAATTTGTTAAAATATGCATTGGTATCGTTAATTACCATTTTAATTTACAAAAATATAAGTAAAATCCTAAAAGGAGATTACAAAGATTAG
- a CDS encoding YcxB family protein encodes MEKEIMFQYQTKVSDMYRFLMHHAYIGVSGIVNLVISVGALVLLFAGAGGGQAFSNLMLILIASLFTIINPILLYYKAAKQVKLTPMFQKPIDYFINEEGILVSQGEEKLLINWTDIWKAVETKHAFYFYLSTRGAYILPKAALLEYVEALKKLVIEHAPEARKKFKK; translated from the coding sequence ATGGAAAAAGAGATTATGTTTCAATACCAAACTAAGGTTAGCGATATGTATCGTTTTCTGATGCACCATGCATATATTGGTGTGTCTGGAATTGTAAATTTAGTTATTAGTGTGGGTGCATTGGTTCTTCTTTTTGCTGGTGCTGGCGGCGGACAAGCTTTTAGTAACTTAATGCTTATATTGATAGCGTCGCTATTTACTATTATTAATCCAATTTTGCTTTATTACAAAGCTGCGAAACAAGTCAAACTTACACCGATGTTTCAAAAACCAATTGATTATTTTATCAATGAGGAAGGGATATTAGTAAGCCAGGGAGAAGAAAAATTACTAATAAATTGGACAGATATATGGAAAGCAGTAGAAACAAAGCATGCTTTCTACTTCTATTTGTCAACGCGTGGGGCTTATATCTTACCTAAGGCAGCTCTTTTGGAATATGTAGAGGCACTAAAAAAACTTGTGATAGAGCATGCACCTGAAGCGAGAAAGAAGTTTAAGAAATAG
- the tsaE gene encoding tRNA (adenosine(37)-N6)-threonylcarbamoyltransferase complex ATPase subunit type 1 TsaE: MKYESYTEGDTYRLGKQMGENAQKGQVYCLSGELGVGKTVFTKGFAAGLGIAEPISSPTFTIVQEYEQGELPLYHFDVYRIEDIEEMEEIGYEDYFYGDGVCLVEWAVRIKELLPEDYIQITIEKDLDKGFDYRVISVEENQI, encoded by the coding sequence ATGAAATACGAAAGTTATACGGAAGGGGATACCTACCGCCTTGGGAAACAAATGGGTGAAAACGCACAAAAAGGACAAGTATATTGCCTAAGCGGTGAACTTGGAGTTGGAAAGACGGTGTTTACCAAAGGGTTCGCTGCTGGACTTGGAATTGCAGAGCCTATCAGTAGTCCTACCTTTACCATTGTGCAAGAATACGAACAAGGAGAACTTCCCCTTTATCATTTTGATGTATATCGTATAGAGGATATTGAGGAAATGGAGGAAATCGGCTATGAGGATTACTTCTATGGAGACGGCGTTTGCCTCGTAGAATGGGCAGTTCGTATTAAGGAACTTTTACCGGAAGATTATATCCAGATAACGATAGAAAAAGATTTGGATAAAGGATTTGACTATCGTGTCATCTCGGTAGAAGAAAACCAAATATAA
- the tsaB gene encoding tRNA (adenosine(37)-N6)-threonylcarbamoyltransferase complex dimerization subunit type 1 TsaB, which yields MKILVLDSSGLVASVAIMTEDTLLAEYTVNYKKTHSQTLLPMLDECVKMLGLELSEIDAIAVAKGPGSFTGLRIGSATAKGLGLALDKPIIAIPTVDALAYNLFATEAIICPLMDARRNQVYTGLYSFEKNEFHVIKEQTACDIEEIIDQINEYQRPVIYLGDGVEAYQKQLIESTKVPYYFAPAHLSKQRAGALGALAFHYIKEGKLESAMDHIPTYLRKSQAEREREEALSKGEQVDNS from the coding sequence ATGAAAATATTAGTACTAGATAGTTCGGGCTTAGTTGCTTCTGTTGCAATTATGACAGAAGATACGTTATTGGCCGAATATACTGTGAACTATAAAAAAACACATTCTCAGACCTTATTACCAATGCTTGATGAGTGTGTTAAGATGTTAGGATTAGAGTTGTCAGAAATCGATGCGATAGCTGTAGCTAAGGGACCAGGTTCCTTTACAGGACTTCGTATTGGCTCTGCGACAGCAAAGGGATTAGGACTAGCGCTAGATAAACCGATTATTGCGATACCAACTGTAGATGCATTGGCCTATAATTTATTTGCAACGGAAGCTATCATTTGTCCTTTGATGGATGCTAGGAGAAATCAAGTATATACCGGGCTTTATTCTTTTGAAAAAAATGAATTTCATGTAATAAAAGAGCAAACAGCTTGTGATATAGAAGAGATAATCGATCAAATCAATGAATATCAAAGACCTGTTATTTATTTAGGAGATGGAGTAGAAGCTTATCAAAAACAATTGATAGAAAGTACAAAGGTACCATATTATTTTGCACCAGCACATTTATCAAAGCAAAGAGCTGGAGCTCTTGGAGCACTTGCGTTCCATTATATAAAAGAAGGAAAACTAGAATCCGCGATGGATCATATTCCAACCTATCTAAGAAAATCCCAGGCGGAGAGGGAAAGAGAAGAGGCACTTTCGAAAGGAGAGCAAGTTGATAATTCGTAA
- the rimI gene encoding ribosomal protein S18-alanine N-acetyltransferase — translation MIIRKMLPNDSKAMAIIEQETFSDPWSEESFLKEATEKDHIYLVVEDSGNLIAYCGMWNITGEGYITNVCVKKEKRKQGIGKLMLVSLLEQAKLCNIEAVTLEVRESNQSAIHLYEQLGFQSVGKRKDFYAHPTEDAIIMWLNF, via the coding sequence TTGATAATTCGTAAAATGCTTCCAAATGATAGTAAAGCAATGGCTATTATTGAGCAAGAAACTTTTTCTGATCCTTGGAGTGAAGAGAGTTTTTTAAAGGAAGCGACTGAAAAAGATCATATCTATTTGGTTGTGGAGGACTCAGGAAATCTTATTGCATATTGTGGAATGTGGAATATTACGGGGGAAGGTTATATCACAAATGTTTGTGTTAAAAAAGAAAAACGCAAACAAGGGATAGGAAAACTAATGTTAGTATCCCTATTAGAACAAGCTAAGTTATGTAATATAGAAGCGGTAACTTTAGAAGTTCGCGAAAGTAATCAATCTGCTATCCATTTATATGAGCAGCTGGGATTTCAAAGTGTAGGTAAGCGTAAAGATTTTTATGCACATCCGACAGAAGATGCAATAATTATGTGGCTGAATTTTTAG